The sequence below is a genomic window from Bradyrhizobium septentrionale.
GCGCTTCCCAAACCACGGTGCTCGGGCCGAAGTCAGCGAGCATGCTGTACATCCAGCCCCATGCATTGGAGAAGCTTGCTTCGTGAGAGGCGCCCGGCTTGGCGAATTGGATCGAGCCGTGCGCCGGTTCCTGGCCCGGCTCGCCCACGGCCCAGCCGGTTCTTGATGCTAGGTCGAGGGCGAGGATGACGGACATTTCGATCCCCTCAGAGGGACGGCAACCCACCGTGCGTGCTGAGATGGCTCACTGCGTCCCGCCAGACCCAGCCCGGATGGCTTTCGAGGAGCGGCTTGATGTAGCTGGACGCGCGCGCGAACAGATCGCGCTCGGCCTCGGCCGCAGCGATGTTGTCGCCCTTCTGCCGCTCGATCTGAGCGATGTCGGAAAGCCCGCAATCTGCCAGAGCCTTCTGCACCACCGCGTCGTCGTGCCGGATGTCAAAAACGATGTCCTCATGGTCGATGAAGAGACGGAGCTGGTGCGCGTCCTCTGACAGGTGCGGCGGCTTCTTGCGGAACGTCACGAGGCGAAGGATCGACTGCAGTTCCGCCTCATGGGTCCATGCCGCCGTGATGAGGCCGTAGCCCTTCGCCTCGTCAAAGCAGTAGCCGGCGATGGCGTGCGGATCGGTCAGCTTCTTGATGTTGCGGGCGCGTCGTGCGGCATCCCGCACGAACTGCATCAATGAACGGCGCTCGGTCACTTGTCGCCCTCCCATTCCATCGCGATGAACTCGTTGAGCCAGCGGACGACCCTCATCGCCTCGTCCCGTGACTTGCCCAGGCGATCGGCTGGCGTTTGCTGCGTGTGCTTGGCCGAGAGCACCTCGATGTGGACCATCTGCTTGGGCGTGAGGGCATCGAGCTTCTCGACCAGATGGCGGATCGCAAGCATGGCGCTGGTTGACGCCAGCGACATGCCGCTGTCGATCTTCGGCCCTGATGGCGGATCAGCAGTGCGCTTGGCCTGAAGCTGCTCGTTCGCCGTTGCGAGCTTCCGCTGCGCCTTTTCGAGGTCCTTCTCCAGGGGCTTCACGGCCTTGTCGATCGCGGTGGCGATCTCGGCCTGAAGCTTGGCGGGGTCGAGGACGAGCTTGCCCTCGTACTCGGCGCGAACCGCCTGTTCGCGGCGTGCGATCTCGGCCCGCAGGTCGGTTATCGCGCGCTCATGGGTCGCGCCATCCTTCGCGCGGGCCTCCTCGATGATGCAGCGGACATCCTCGACCGAGAGATGCTCGCCTGCCTCGGCGCGGGCGATGATGTCCTGCCGCGCCTCGTCAGGCGTCGATGGTGCGGCGAGCGAGTAGAGACCGGAGACCGGCAGGGTCAAATCCCGAATGTTTCGGGATTTGGCCAGTTCGGCGACGCGCATGAAGTTCAACGCGGTGTCATCCGTCCACCCGAACTCCTGCTTCAGCCACGGCAACCAGTTGCCATGACCGGCGATCTGCTTCGCCTGGGTGAGGCGCCGTCCGATCTCGATGATGTCCGCGACGACGCGCTTGCCGAGCGTGCGGATCACCGCCGCGTGCTCGGCCAAGGCGATTTCGTCCGATGTTGCAACGGGCAGCAGTTCCGCCGTCTGCCCCTGCATCATGCACCTGCCTGCGCGCGCTCAGCGCGCGAGAGTGCCGCCCGGCCCAACGGCAGATCGCCGAAGTCGCCCAGCTTCTCGCTGAGCATCTGGTACTCGTCGAGATCGTCGTCCTCGAAGTCGTCGGCGACGGCGTCGGCCTTCCGCAGGAGCGAGCGCTCCTTGATCTTGGCTTTCAGCAGCTTCTTGCGGATGCCGCGATCGGCGGCGTGATCGAACTGGTCGGCGCGACGGTCGCGGATGACCTTGCAGCGCTTCATGTAGGCCATCTTCTCCTGGAGCAGCTCGCCATCGATCTTCTCGATCGCTGCGACCGCGTCCTTGATGTTCTCGGCTGATGGGGTGTTTTCGGCGGCGCTCTTTGCCATTGCGGCATCTCCCGATGTTGCGCGCGAGCGGCGTCGCGCGCGGCGATGCGCGCGCAAACGTCGTCTCTCGATCAGATTGATAGGTGGACGGGCCGTCGATGATGTTGCGCCACGCGCAAATCGAAAATCAAGCGCGAAAAAAAGTTAGGACGAGTTTGTGCGTCACCTCGGTGACTGTCTCGCGCGATCACGCTGCCATGCCGTCGCCACAAAGCGTTAGGCGATTTCCGTTACACGCCGTTACAGCGACTTTTTTCGCGGCATCATTTCGCTTGCTGGCATGGTTCGTGCTACGTGCGTGCGCAGTAGTTATAATTAAATCTATATTGATTATGCGGAGAGAGGTCGCTTTACGACCTCTCTCTACGCAAAACTACTGCCAGAGAATTACTCTGCGCGCGCGGCGCTGACGTCGCCGCGCTTCCGTTACACGCCGTTACACGAATTTATTTGCGTCGAGAGTAACCTCGGTGACGCGCAAAGTTTTTTGGACGCGCTATCATCCTCGAAATCGAACAGGGGACAGCGCGTCATGTCTGACAAATCCATCGCATCAGTTGGAAGGGCTCTCGCCGCCGCGCTGCTGGTCGAAGCGCGGTCGCTGCCCATGACGGCCGAAGTCGCCAAGCTCTGGAAGCGCAACGAGGGCGAGATCGTCGCGCTCTCCGATGAGCTTGTCGAAGCCTACCGCACCGAAATTCTCGAAGCGCTGAGGGTGTGACGATGAGCAGCCTGGACGAAAGGATCGCCGCGTTCGTCGCCGAGCGCGATGCAGCGGTTATCGCAGGGATCGATGCCCTGATCGCGTTTTCCGCCAAGTACGGGCACCGCCCGTCCAGACCGGGACGTGGCCACGATCATGCTGCACAAGCTGCGCACCGCGATCCCGTCGCTGCCGCTGCCCGTGCGGCTCGCGTCGCACGAATGGCTTTCTCGGCACGGTTTCGAGAGCTTCGGGGATGAGGCATGACCGCGCGCGGCTTCTCGCATCCGAACCTCGGCAAGGCGGTCGAGATCAAGCAGCAGGGCAAGCGCGTCGCGCTGATCTTCGTCTGCACCACCGAAGAGCGCGCCGGCGATCAGGTCGAAGACCTGCTGCAGCAGCTTCAGGACGGCGCTCTGAACCTCACGCTGATGGGCAAGCCGACTGGCATCAAGGAATGGAACGAATGATCCAGAGCATTCGCTGGGATGGAAACACGATCACGCAGCCGGGCCTCTACGCGAAGCTGCCGCTTGCGACCTACCATCGCGGCGACATCTGCGATGGGCCGAGCGTGTCCTCGACCGTGCTGCGGAAGTTGTGGGACGGCTCGCCTGCGCATGCCTGGGCGCATAGCCCACTCAACCCGGCGCGCGTCGAGGAGCCCGACAGCGAGGCATTCGTGCTGGGCCGTGCCGCGCACCACCTGCTGACGGCCGAGATCGGCTTCGCCGACGTGTTCGTGGTGCGGCCCGAGACGCTCGAAGGCGAGAAGTGGAACGGCAATCGCAAGGAGTGCAAGCGCTGGCTGGCCGCGAAGAAGCGCGAGGGCCTGACCGTGGTGACCTCCGCGCAGGTCGAGGTGATCAAGGGCATGGCCATCTCGCTGGGCGCCTTCCCGATGGTCCAGGCGGGCGCGCTCAACGGCCTGATCGAAAGGAGCCTGATCTGGAAGGACAAGGAAACCGGGCTCTGGGTGAAGGCCCGGCCGGACGTGACGCCGAATGATAGCGGCGACTTCACCGACCTGAAGACCACCCCCTCGGTGCTGTACCGCGACCTGCAGTCCTCGATCGCCACGTTCGGCTACCATCAGCAGGCCGCGCTCGTGCTCGAAGGCGCGATGGCGCTGGACCTTGAGGCCAGCTCCTTCACTCTCATCTGGGTTGAGAAGTCGGCGCCGTTCTGCGTGCGCGCGCAGCAGCTCAAGGACGAGGACATCGCGCGCGGCATGAAGCAGAACCGCGCCGCGCTGCGGACGTTCGCCGACTGCCTGTCGTCCGGCGTCTGGCCCGGCCCTGGTGATGATCGCGACGATGCCGAGTACGTCGATCTGCCCGACTGGAAGCGCGCGCAGATCGATGAGCGGCTGAAATTCGAATTGCGTGAGGCGGCGTGATGAAAACCATCCCCGTCATCCGCGCACGGCTGCATGAGCTGCCCACGCAGCTCGCGGAAGCGAGCGAGAGCAGCGTAAGGCCGGAGTTTCTCAGCGCCATTTCGGTCGAGCTGCACACGCTGGCTGAAGAGACCAAGCGCAAGCCATCGGTCCGGCCGCGCGAGAGGGCGCACAAGCAACGGATGAGCCCGGCGGTCAGGGCCAAGATGCGGGCCTTCGCCGCCGATCCTGCCAACCGGCATCTCGGCCTGATGGAGATCGCGGTGATCTTCAACACCGACCACGGGCGCGTGTCTGAGGCGATCAACGTCTACAGGGACAGGTGAGATGCGCAACAGCAGCGTGAGGCCTTGCCCCTGCGGCAGCGGCCTGGAGAGCAAATGGCAGTACGACGCGCGCGGCATCGAATTGTGCCGCACCTGCCGGCGGTGCCATCGCGAGCGGATGGCGGGCTTCCGCCAGGACGTGCTGACCGATCCGGACTACTGGCACGACGAGCCCATCGAGGAGGATTGAAAAATTGAGCGAGCAGACTTTTCCCGGCGACCGCCCGATGGATGCCGACCGCGTGACGCGGCGCGATCTCGCCGAGGGCAAGATCGAGAAGGTGCTTGGCGAGCGCACGGCGCAGGTGGCCATCTCCGACTTCGGCTTCGACTTCACCAACGCGATGCAGATTGCGGAGGCGGCGAAGATCATGGCGACCGCCGGTCCCATGCTGCCGGAATGGTTGCGGGGCAATGTCGGCGGCTGCTGGGGCATCATCGTCCGCGCGGTCGAGCTGAACATCTCGCCGCTCACCCTGGCCAACTGGACCTATCTCGGCAAGGACGGCCGCGTGGCCTATGAAAGCCAGTTCTACCATGCAGTGATCGAGGCCAAGGCGCCGCTGAAGGAGCGGCTCCAGCATGAGATCATTGGCGAAGGCGATGATCGGAAGTGTCGGGTGTGGGGCATGTTCAGGGGCGAGAGCATCGTGCGCGAGATCACCAGCGAGCGGCTGGGTGATCTGCGTCCCGGCCTGAACGAGCGCGGCCAGATCAAGGGTTCGCCGTTGTGGTTGCGCAAGCCCGACGTGCAGATGTTCTACGACACGTGCCGCGACTGGTGCCGCGTCTTCTGCCCGGACATTCTCGGCGGCGTCTATGCGCGTGGCGAGGTCGAGGAGAACGACGGCATCGCAGAGCCCATGAAGGACGTGAGCCGCGACACCTCGCCGAAGCTGCGCGAGCGGCTGCGCGGCCCTGTCGGCGAGGGCTTCGACAAGAGTTCGATCGAGGAGGCGATTGCAGCAGCGACGCCTGCCGATCCCAAGAGGTCCAGCAAAGGTGATGCTTCTGGACCGGCGGATGCTTCGGCACCCGCCGAGACCGCGCCGTCGTCTGTCTGCCCCCCAGCCCCCGACGGCGCGGTCGCCCCCACGGCCTGATCGCTTTTGGGAGGATCGATGAAGGTGGAGCTTGAGCGGACCACGGAGAACGGTCAGCGGGGCGTGCGCGTGGTCGCCAACGACACCGCTCGGCAGCCTGAGACGCTGCGCCAGTGGATCAAAATGCTGCAGCTTGCCGAGCGCTGGCTGCGCGAAGTGAAGCCAAAACAGCAGTGAGGAGGAGCCCCATGACGACCAAAGACTTCCCGTTCACCGACGTGGTGGAGAAGGCATCGAAGTACATCGAGGCCGGGCATACGGTGCACCAGAAATTCTCATGTCATCGATGTGGCGCGCGCCAGACCATGGAGGTGCCGAACAGGTTCTTCCTCGCCGGACGGTGCGAGGAGTGCAAGGCCGTCACCGACATCCAGGCGCGCGGCTGCAACTACGTGCTCGTGACCGGCGTCAACAAGGGCTCTATCGCCGAGACCATCCGGTAAATTGCCGTGAGGGGGACCACCATGGCCAGCAAGGTAGAGATCATCGACACGACCGACGTTGTGCCGATTTCGCCGCTGACGCCGCGCGCGCTGCGTCGCGCGATCGTGGACGAGGTCGCGATCGCGCATGGCGTTGACCCAGGGCTGATCGAGAACGGCAACCGCACACAGCAGGTCGTTGATGCTCGCGCCGAAGTCGCGAGGCGGCTGCGTGCCATGGGCATGTCGGAGCAGCGCGTCGCTGACGTGATGCACATCCAGCTCAAGACCGCGCGCACCTATCTCGGCACGCTGACTGCGCGCCGCCCCTACGCCCCGCGTTACGACTTTTTCGCGTTCAAAACAGGAGACAATGATGCAACGGACTGCTGAGGCACTTCCCGAGATGAGGCTGGACGGCGAGAGCGTGCTGCATGAGGCGCCGCACAGGATCGACCGACCGCCGCCCGGAGATCACCTTGCGCGGCCCGCCTATGGCGACAGCTCGCGCGATGCGATCAAGGCGATCGTCGTCGGCATCAGCGAGCAGAACGGCAAGGCGCTCGCCGCGCTCCGCGCCGAGCTGGATGAATTGGAACAGCTCATGCTGATCAGCGCGGCGAAGGTGCAGCATGAGATCGATGGCCACGCCTCGATCTGCCGCTATGTCCATGAAGAGGTCGGCCGGCTCCATGGCGTGGTCGGCAAGATGCGGCAGCAGCAGAGCGAGATCGTGCACGTCGCCGATGGCGAGCACGCAAGGGCTTCGGCATAAAGTTCGACCCGAGCTGGCCGGGTGCCGAAGTAGGCCAGACGCTGCCCAGCAGGCTAGGTGGTGGCGGGAAGAAACAACCCCCTGCAGCCAGTGACGGCGTGCAAACCGGGCACCGGCAACGGCCACGGCGGCGACTTCTGGACGAGCCCGCTGCCGTGGCCTTCGAAATGTTGGAGCATGGTGGCGGAATGGCGATGAGCAAGGACATGCGGAAGGACAATTCGATGGCGACCGACCCCACGACTAAACAGATGGCCGGCACCGCCAACCCCGCCGGTGACTTCGATGCTTATTCGATCGCCGAGTTCTGCCGCCGTCACAGCATCAGCCCTCAGATGTTTTACAAGCTGAAGGACCAGGGGCTCATGCCGCTTACGTTCCGCGTTGGCACGAGGGTCCTCGTCTCGAAAGAGGCGGCAGCGGCATGGCGGCGCGAGCGCGAGACCGAAGCCCTGGAAGAAGCGTCGGGCGATGGCGCCGCCGGGTGACCAGCGCCGCCTGAGCCCTCTGGAGGACATCCCCGGCCACTTGAGCCGGGGTTTTTTTTCGCGGATAAACCCCCTCCCCCGGTGGGGTTATGGGACAGCGGCGGGATGGGACAGAAACGAGACAGCCCGGCCGTTTTTCGTTGAAATCATTGATGTTGTTCCCCTGTGTCGTTCCCCACAAGGGGAGAA
It includes:
- a CDS encoding DUF3102 domain-containing protein, translating into MMQGQTAELLPVATSDEIALAEHAAVIRTLGKRVVADIIEIGRRLTQAKQIAGHGNWLPWLKQEFGWTDDTALNFMRVAELAKSRNIRDLTLPVSGLYSLAAPSTPDEARQDIIARAEAGEHLSVEDVRCIIEEARAKDGATHERAITDLRAEIARREQAVRAEYEGKLVLDPAKLQAEIATAIDKAVKPLEKDLEKAQRKLATANEQLQAKRTADPPSGPKIDSGMSLASTSAMLAIRHLVEKLDALTPKQMVHIEVLSAKHTQQTPADRLGKSRDEAMRVVRWLNEFIAMEWEGDK
- a CDS encoding PD-(D/E)XK nuclease-like domain-containing protein, which produces MIQSIRWDGNTITQPGLYAKLPLATYHRGDICDGPSVSSTVLRKLWDGSPAHAWAHSPLNPARVEEPDSEAFVLGRAAHHLLTAEIGFADVFVVRPETLEGEKWNGNRKECKRWLAAKKREGLTVVTSAQVEVIKGMAISLGAFPMVQAGALNGLIERSLIWKDKETGLWVKARPDVTPNDSGDFTDLKTTPSVLYRDLQSSIATFGYHQQAALVLEGAMALDLEASSFTLIWVEKSAPFCVRAQQLKDEDIARGMKQNRAALRTFADCLSSGVWPGPGDDRDDAEYVDLPDWKRAQIDERLKFELREAA